The proteins below are encoded in one region of Ostrea edulis chromosome 3, xbOstEdul1.1, whole genome shotgun sequence:
- the LOC125675347 gene encoding uncharacterized protein LOC125675347, with protein sequence MGNANDKESEDNTLQGRVGGFWYKPNSSVMNAHSQNPDINVNIHALPPVAFQTVRGCLLRLPLQDGQEMKEDAIQRVVKHIVMETYDPGKDIILKGDSTKGVFFIVEGSVTVLSENGNEVFANLAEGDYFGEISLIFNIPCTARVQTDTSCVLAHLEPHSAQRLFYKVGVDIIDWFVSRRYLPTLSHIADRCRRRLTFSTLKACPVFGGWGEESLKNLILDLESAMIILYQPHTAVVCVNDPPTALHVIIRGRAVIKDDQSRTLVTIEVDNQGDDPVVIGEEGLYLDHQSRVSVITTTACEIIHIKEERIHNTLCKYAKDAGNSWEQRKKRWRALLNKKENLHQQYPALLQFEVIYQLLKNSNSLSKCSIHCVQHLALQGNPQEYQFNDYVCIQEEIDDGCLVLVLVGDLELVTNPDMRYAYTVNEGELFCPNDWMGPNGKLVAKSESLTFKIDSSVVLEALKMFPDCELVLPVQPSLPVVTYR encoded by the exons ATGGGAAATGCAAATGACAAAGAATCTGAAGATAATACCCTTCAAGGAAGAGTGGGAGGGTTTTGGTACAAGCCAAATAGCAGCGTGATGAACGCACACTCTCAGAACCCGGATATCAACGTTAACATTCACGCACTTCCACCAGTGGCATTTCAG ACTGTGAGGGGGTGTTTACTTCGACTTCCATTACAAGATGGTCAGGAAATGAAAGAAGATGCTATTCAAAGAGTAGTCAAACATATCGTCATGGAAACGTATGATCCAGGCAAAGACATTATTCTTAAAG GAGACTCCACGAAAGGAGTATTTTTTATCGTGGAAGGAAGTGTCACGGTTCTGTCTGAAAATGGAAACGAAGTTTTTGCTAACCTCGCAGAGGGCGATTACTTTGGAGAAATATCATTGATATTCAACATTCCGTGTACAGCAAGAGTTCAAACAGATACGAG CtgtgttttagctcacctggagCCACATTCTGCCCAAAGACTGTTTTACAAAGTCGGAGTCGACATCATCGACTGGTTTGTATCACGTCGATATTTACCGACTTTGAGTCACATTGCAGATCGGTGTCGACGACGCTTGACTTTTTCCACCCTTAAAGCG TGCCCTGTATTTGGAGGGTGGGGTGAAGAGTCGTTAAAAAACCTGATCTTAGACCTGGAGTCAGCCATGATAATTCTATACCAGCCACACACAGCTGTTGTATGTGTAAATGACCCCCCTACAGCGCTCCATGTTATAATCCGTGGGAG AGCAGTTATAAAAGACGACCAGTCAAGAACGTTGGTTACCATTGAGGTTGATAACCAAGGAGATGACCCTGTTGTCATTGGAGAGGAAG GGCTGTATCTGGATCATCAGAGCAGGGTGTCCGTGATAACAACCACTGCGTGTGAAATCATCCACATCAAAGAAGAGAGGATACACAACACCCTGTGTAAG TACGCAAAGGACGCCGGGAATTCTTGGGAGCAGAGGAAGAAAAGATGGAGGGCTCTACTTAACAAAAAGGAAAACTTACATCAGCAATACCCGGCCCTTCTCCAGTTTGAG GTGATTTATCAGCTGCTGAAGAACAGCAATTCTCTCTCCAAGTGTTCAATCCACTGTGTTCAACATTTAGCCCTGCAGGGGAATCCCCAAGAATACCAATTCAACGATTACGTTTGTATACAGGAAGAGATTG ATGACGGTTGTCTAGTCTTGGTGTTGGTTGGAGATTTGGAACTGGTTACAAATCCCGACATGAGATATGCTTACACCGTCAACGAGGGGGAGCTTTTCT GTCCGAATGACTGGATGGGACCCAACGGAAAATTAGTAGCAAAGTCCGAAAGCTTGACCTTTAAAATTGACAGTAGCGTTGTCCTAGAAGCGCTTAAGATGTTTCCGGATTGTGAACTGGTACTTCCTGTACAACCGTCCTTGCCAGTGGTCACCTATAGATAA